One window from the genome of Eucalyptus grandis isolate ANBG69807.140 chromosome 7, ASM1654582v1, whole genome shotgun sequence encodes:
- the LOC104453331 gene encoding 2-hydroxy-6-oxononadienedioate/2-hydroxy-6-oxononatrienedioate hydrolase — translation MCGQTTPSAYHFPTINDQDVHGEVHTVHNQAQRERERERMVNTVKIYKPLLRATMSFAGLRPEKIEVEPGTVMNIWAPTRSKKNANNSKKPAVVFLHGFVADGILTWQFQVLALARDYAVYVPDLLFFGGSSTGDGRRTVGFQAECLARGLAKLGVQQCTVVGFSYGAVVAFRLAELQPELVESVVATCSGPVVTESLTRECLERLRFPTWSEFLLPDSASALKKLLEIGSFHFPRLPKCVFKHALEVIFDYRKERVELLEALVIPDEDFAFPRYPQKVHLVWGENDRIFPLEVAQSLKENLGDNATLVCIEKAGHIVAVERPFVYNKCLKKILASIYKAGHTK, via the exons ATGTGCGGTCAGACTACACCGTCAGCTTATCATTTCCCAACAATAAATGACCAGGATGTCCATGGCGAAGTACATACTGTGCATAATCaagctcagagagagagagagagagagagaatggtgaaCACTGTAAAGATTTACAAGCCCTTGTTGCGAGCGACCATGAGTTTCGCCGGATTGAGACCTGAAAAGATCGAGGTCGAACCAGGGACTGTCATGAACATCTGGGCTCCGACCCGATCCAAGAAGAATGCCAACAACAGTAAAAAACCAGCCGTCGTCTTCCTCCACGGCTTCGTTGCCGACGGCATCCTGACATGGCAGTTCCAAGTCCTCGCCCTTGCGAGGGACTATGCAGTCTACGTGCCGGACCTCCTCTTCTTCGGTGGTTCCTCCACTGGCGACGGCCGCCGGACTGTGGGATTCCAGGCGGAGTGCCTGGCAAGGGGGCTGGCAAAGCTGGGAGTGCAGCAGTGCACAGTGGTCGGGTTCAGCTACGGCGCGGTGGTGGCGTTCAGGTTGGCCGAGTTGCAGCCTGAGCTGGTCGAGTCGGTGGTGGCGACGTGCTCTGGCCCGGTGGTGACGGAGTCGCTGACGCGGGAGTGCTTAGAGAGGTTGCGGTTTCCGACGTGGTCGGAATTTCTGTTGCCTGATTCGGCGAGTGCACTGAAGAAGTTGCTTGAAATTGGCAGCTTCCACTTCCCTAGACTCCCCAAGTGTGTTTTCAAGCACGCTTTAGAG GTCATATTTGACTACAGAAAAGAGAGAGTCGAATTGCTGGAGGCTCTGGTCATTCCAGACGAGGATTTCGCTTTCCCACGGTACCCTCAG AAGGTGCATCTGGTCTGGGGCGAGAATGACAGGATCTTCCCATTGGAAGTAGCCCAATCACTGAAAGA AAATTTGGGAGATAATGCAACACTGGTATGCATTgagaaagcaggccatattgTTGCAGTGGAGAGACCTTTCGTCTACAATAAATGTTTGAAGAAAATTCTGGCCTCTATTTACAAAGCTGGACACACAAAATAG